One stretch of Odocoileus virginianus isolate 20LAN1187 ecotype Illinois chromosome 26, Ovbor_1.2, whole genome shotgun sequence DNA includes these proteins:
- the THUMPD3 gene encoding tRNA (guanine(6)-N(2))-methyltransferase THUMP3, translated as MSDVQEATNQLLDVNLCENQMSIQVTESGPRSESEHLQVTIGATVPTGFEQTAADEVREKLGSSCKISKDRGKIYFDISVDSLAQVHCLRSVDNLFVVVQEFKDYQFKETKEEVLKDFEDLAGKLPWSDPLKIWKINTSFKKKKTKRRKINPNLSKQKIDNGRGDTTVEKDVKEFTNSVSDSQILDCYENPAVKEEVSTLIGDDLTSCKDETEENSKEEADPEVLKFRVTCNRAGEKHCFSSNEAARDFGGAVQDYFKWKADMTNFDVEVLLNIHDNEIVVGIALTEESLHRRNITHFGPTTLRSTLAYGMLRLCAPQPTDIIVDPMCGTGAIPIEGATEWSNCYHIAGDNNPLAVNRAANNISSLLTKIQVKEGKLSLGLPIDTIQWDICNLPLRTGSVDIIVTDMPFGKRMGSKKRNWNLYPACLREMSRVCRPGTGRAVLLTQDKKCFAKALSGMGHLWRKVHTVWVNIGGLHAAVYLLKRTPQSFVHPSEQDGERCPW; from the exons ATGTCTGATGTTCAAGAAGCTACTAACCAGCTCCTGGATGTGAATCTTTGTGAGAACCAGATGTCTATACAAGTGACTGAAAGTGGCCCCAGAAGTGAGTCTGAGCATCTCCAAGTCACTATTGGTGCCACTGTGCCTACTGGTTTTGAGCAAACAGCTGCAGATGAAGTGAGAGAGAAATTGGGGTCATCATGCAAAATCAGCAAAGACCGGGGAAAGATATATTTTGACATTTCAGTGGACAGTCTGGCTCAG GTTCATTGTCTGAGATCAGTTGATAATTTATTTGTGGTTGTTCAGGAGTTTAAGGATTACCAGTTCAAAGAAACAAAG GAAGAAGTTCTAAAGGATTTTGAGGACCTGGCTGGGAAGCTTCCATGGTCAGACcccttaaaaatatggaaaattaacacaagtttcaagaaaaaaaaaacaaagcgcAGAAAGATAAATCCGAATTTAAGTAAACAGAAGATTGATAATGGACGAGGAGACACAACAGTTGAGAAGGATGTTAAAGAATTCACTAACAGTGTCTCAGATTCACAGATCTTAGACTGTTATGAAAATCCAGCCGTCAAAGAAGAGGTATCAACATTAATAGGTGATGATTTGACATCTTGCAAAGATGAGACTGAGGAAAACTCAAAAGAAGAAGCTGATCCTGAAGTGCTGAAGTTTAGAGTCACATGCAACAGGGCAGGAGAGAAACACTGCTTTTCCTCAAATGAGGCAGCAAGAGATTTTGGGGGTGCTGTTCAAGATTATTTTAAGTGGAAGGCTGATATGACCAACTTTGATGTGGAG GTTCTTTTGAATATCCATGATAATGAAATTGTTGTGGGCATTGCATTGACAGAAGAGAGTCTCCACCGAAGAAATATCACACATTTTGGACCCACAACTCTTAGATCTACTCTTGCCTATGGGATGCTCAG GCTCTGTGCACCTCAGCCCACTGATATAATAGTTGATCCGATGTGTGGAACAGGGGCAATACCAATTGAG GGGGCTACAGAATGGTCTAACTGTTACCATATTGCTGGTGATAATAATCCATTGGCTGTGAATAGAGCTGCAAATAACATCTCATCTTTATTGACCAAGATCCAAGTTAAAGAAGG CAAACTGTCCTTGGGCTTGCCCATAGATACTATTCAGTGGGATATCTGCAACCTGCCACTAAGAACTGGCTCTGTAGACATAATTGTAACAGACATGCCATTTGGAAAAAG GATGGGCTCCAAGAAGAGAAACTGGAACCTTTATCCAGCTTGCCTGCGGGAGATGAGCCGTGTCTGTAGGCCAGGGACAGGCCGAGCTGTACTACTGACTCAGGACAAGAAATGCTTTGCCAAG GCATTATCTGGAATGGGACACCTATGGCGGAAGGTGCATACCGTTTGGGTCAACATAGGGGGTCTTCATGCTGCAGTTTATCTCCTGAAACGTACACCTCAAAGTTTTGTTCATCCTTCAGAACAAGATGGAGAAAGATGTCCTTGGTAA